The genomic segment CCATGAGCGTCACGCACTCCGCGGCGGCCGACGAGGTGTCCATGAAGTGCAGGCCCGCCCGGGTGGGGGCCTCGGCCGGGGCGAGCGCCCCGACGACCGGCGCGGTGCCGGTCTTGACGATGTTGCCCATCGCCTTCTCCTCGATCGTCGACAGGCCGCCGGCGATGTTGCCCTGCGTCGGCTGCGACCCGAGGAGGTTGGCGCCGGTCGCCTCGATCATCGCGACGTAGTCGTCGTAGAAGGCCTGGAAGCGCGCCCGCACCGCGTCGTCGAGGCACCGCTCCGCGATGAGGTGCTCGCCGCCGGTGAGCTCGCTCGTCTCGCCGAAGATCATCGTGCCGCCGGCCTCGACCCAGCGGTCGCTGAGGTAGGCCGTGACGCGGCACGACCCGAGCCCGGTCGTCGTGTCGGACTCGCCGTCCTTGGTCGTCAGCACGATCTCCGCGCGCTCCACGGGCTCGCGCACCAGCTCGCTGGCGTCCTGCAGGTAGCCCTGGGCCACGCGCGCGGCCCGCTCCACCACCCGCAGGTCGCCCAGCCCCTCGACCGAGAAGCCCTCGACCGGCTTGCCGCTCTTGGCGATGCCGTCGACCACCCGCTGGGTCCAGTTCGGCTCGATGCCGATGACGACGACGGCGGCGACGTTCGGGTTCGCGCCGATGCCGATGAGGGTGCGGAACGTCAGCTCGAGGTCCTCGCCGAACTGCAGGCGGCCGAAGGCGTGGGGGAGCGCCATGGTCCCGGGGACCAGGGCGGCCACGCCCTCCGCGGCGGCGTTGGACAGGTCGTCGACCGGCAGGACGACGACGTGGTTGCGGACCCCGACGGCCCCGTTGGCCCGCCGGTAGCCGGTCAGGCGACGCTGGTGTGCCACCGGGCGCTCCTCACGTTGTGGATGTGGACGTGCTCGCCGCGCCGGACGGCGGCGCTGGCCAGGGCGGTGCGGACGCCGTACTCGACGACGTCCTGCCCCGGCTCGAGGTCGGCCAGGGCGACCTTGTGCCCCAGCGGGACCGGCGTGGTGACGAGGACCTCCTCGTCCGCGGCTCCGTCGAGGAAGCCCACGCGGGCGGGTCCGGGCTCGACGTCGTGGACCGCGACGGCGACGGCGTCGCCGTGCCGGTGGCCCAGGAAGTCGACGGGGGGTGGTGCGGCCATGCTCTCCTCCTCCTGGTGGCCAGGGGTCTGACCACGCGGGTCGTACGGGGTCTCGGGGCGCGCCCGCGTCAGGCGCGCTGGGGCGCGGCGGCCAGCGCGAGGAGGCGCCGGTCGTCGGCCGGGGACGGGCGGCAGGCCAGG from the Vallicoccus soli genome contains:
- a CDS encoding UxaA family hydrolase; translation: MAHQRRLTGYRRANGAVGVRNHVVVLPVDDLSNAAAEGVAALVPGTMALPHAFGRLQFGEDLELTFRTLIGIGANPNVAAVVVIGIEPNWTQRVVDGIAKSGKPVEGFSVEGLGDLRVVERAARVAQGYLQDASELVREPVERAEIVLTTKDGESDTTTGLGSCRVTAYLSDRWVEAGGTMIFGETSELTGGEHLIAERCLDDAVRARFQAFYDDYVAMIEATGANLLGSQPTQGNIAGGLSTIEEKAMGNIVKTGTAPVVGALAPAEAPTRAGLHFMDTSSAAAECVTLMAAAGGVVNLFPTGQGNVIGNPVQPVVKITANPRTAQLMADHVDVDCSGLLSRRRTLEEAGDALIDLVERTINGRLTAAESLGHREFTLTKLYRSA
- a CDS encoding UxaA family hydrolase, translated to MAAPPPVDFLGHRHGDAVAVAVHDVEPGPARVGFLDGAADEEVLVTTPVPLGHKVALADLEPGQDVVEYGVRTALASAAVRRGEHVHIHNVRSARWHTSVA